The proteins below are encoded in one region of Cololabis saira isolate AMF1-May2022 chromosome 21, fColSai1.1, whole genome shotgun sequence:
- the shisa9b gene encoding protein shisa-9B isoform X2, with product MRMRGAELLLLGYFLLEVLSPCDAESEPDHAYDDFMIVTSFNDSAEVESEVTETPHTEEKCRGYYDVMGQWDPPFVCRTGSYLFCCGTCGFRFCCEFKSSRLEQTNCKNYDTPPWMMTGRPPSKVDVTPDAAKDKTSLIVYIVCGIVAIMALVGIFTKLGLEKTHRPHRDNMSRAFAQVIRHPASDHSDAIGLGQHYENLQATISLNSFQSTQMNNAAQSPTLISQPYPALGQIISPYEQQMPLQELNKYTTLKAVAEKANDGYQSNRRQAIEMSTKGGLPMEAMDMEPEPSNPYSPPIKLSRKQNEHKYKSSRSHSSQSLFYSSSTAASPGELRPWQSKDTLGHRQSYGPKKLSLLEKELHNTRYMPPHPYYVTNSKTEVTV from the exons ATGAGGATGCGGGgcgcagagctgctgctcctcggTTACTTTCTGCTGGAAGTTTTGTCGCCGTGCGACGCGGAGAGCGAGCCGGATCACGCCTACGACGACTTCATGATAGTGACCAGCTTTAACGACTCGGCCGAGGTGGAGAGCGAGGTGACGGAGACGCCGCACACGGAGGAGAAGTGCCGCGGCTACTACGACGTGATGGGCCAGTGGGACCCGCCGTTCGTGTGCAGGACGGGAAGCTACCTGTTCTGCTGCGGCACCTGTGGCTTCAGGTTCTGCTGCGAGTTCAAGAGCTCCCGGCTGGAGCAGACCAACTGCAAAAACTACGACACCCCGCCGTGGATGATGACCGGCAGACCCCCGTCCAAGGTGGACGTGACGCCGGACGCGGCCAAGGACAAGACCAGCCTCATCGTTTACATCGTCTGCGGGATCGTGGCCATCATGGCCCTGGTGGGGATTTTCACCAAGCTCGGTCTGGAGAAGACGCACCGGCCACACAGAGACAATATGTCCAG agctTTCGCACAGGTGATCCGCCATCCGGCCTCAGATCATTCAGACGCCATCGGACTCGGTCAGCACTATGAGAACTTACAAGCCACAATATCACTTAACAGTTTCC AGTCAACCCAA ATGAACAATGCGGCTCAATCACCAACTTTGATAAGTCAGCCGTATCCAGCGTTGGGACAGATCATCAGTCCTTACGAACAGCAGATGCCACTTCAAGAACTCAACAAGTACACAACACTCAAGGCTGTGG CAGAGAAAGCTAATGATGGCTACCAAAGCAACCGGCGGCAAGCCATCGAGATGTCGACCAAGGGCGGCCTTCCCATGGAAGCGATGGATATGGAGCCAGAGCCAAGTAATCCATACAGCCCACCTATAAAACTGTCTAGGAAGCAGAATGAACACAAATACAAAAGTTCCAGGAGCCACAGCTCCCAGTCGCTGTTCTACAGCTCCAGCACCGCAGCCAGCCCGGGGGAGCTAAGACCTTGGCAGAGCAAAGACACGCTGGGTCACCGACAGTCCTACGGCCCCAAAAAACTGTCCCTCTTGGAAAAAGAGCTACACAACACTCGTTACATGCCTCCACATCCTTACTACGTCACCAACAGCAAGACAGAGGTGACGGTATGA
- the shisa9b gene encoding protein shisa-9B isoform X1 gives MRMRGAELLLLGYFLLEVLSPCDAESEPDHAYDDFMIVTSFNDSAEVESEVTETPHTEEKCRGYYDVMGQWDPPFVCRTGSYLFCCGTCGFRFCCEFKSSRLEQTNCKNYDTPPWMMTGRPPSKVDVTPDAAKDKTSLIVYIVCGIVAIMALVGIFTKLGLEKTHRPHRDNMSRAFAQVIRHPASDHSDAIGLGQHYENLQATISLNSFHNQMNNAAQSPTLISQPYPALGQIISPYEQQMPLQELNKYTTLKAVAEKANDGYQSNRRQAIEMSTKGGLPMEAMDMEPEPSNPYSPPIKLSRKQNEHKYKSSRSHSSQSLFYSSSTAASPGELRPWQSKDTLGHRQSYGPKKLSLLEKELHNTRYMPPHPYYVTNSKTEVTV, from the exons ATGAGGATGCGGGgcgcagagctgctgctcctcggTTACTTTCTGCTGGAAGTTTTGTCGCCGTGCGACGCGGAGAGCGAGCCGGATCACGCCTACGACGACTTCATGATAGTGACCAGCTTTAACGACTCGGCCGAGGTGGAGAGCGAGGTGACGGAGACGCCGCACACGGAGGAGAAGTGCCGCGGCTACTACGACGTGATGGGCCAGTGGGACCCGCCGTTCGTGTGCAGGACGGGAAGCTACCTGTTCTGCTGCGGCACCTGTGGCTTCAGGTTCTGCTGCGAGTTCAAGAGCTCCCGGCTGGAGCAGACCAACTGCAAAAACTACGACACCCCGCCGTGGATGATGACCGGCAGACCCCCGTCCAAGGTGGACGTGACGCCGGACGCGGCCAAGGACAAGACCAGCCTCATCGTTTACATCGTCTGCGGGATCGTGGCCATCATGGCCCTGGTGGGGATTTTCACCAAGCTCGGTCTGGAGAAGACGCACCGGCCACACAGAGACAATATGTCCAG agctTTCGCACAGGTGATCCGCCATCCGGCCTCAGATCATTCAGACGCCATCGGACTCGGTCAGCACTATGAGAACTTACAAGCCACAATATCACTTAACAGTTTCC ACAACCAGATGAACAATGCGGCTCAATCACCAACTTTGATAAGTCAGCCGTATCCAGCGTTGGGACAGATCATCAGTCCTTACGAACAGCAGATGCCACTTCAAGAACTCAACAAGTACACAACACTCAAGGCTGTGG CAGAGAAAGCTAATGATGGCTACCAAAGCAACCGGCGGCAAGCCATCGAGATGTCGACCAAGGGCGGCCTTCCCATGGAAGCGATGGATATGGAGCCAGAGCCAAGTAATCCATACAGCCCACCTATAAAACTGTCTAGGAAGCAGAATGAACACAAATACAAAAGTTCCAGGAGCCACAGCTCCCAGTCGCTGTTCTACAGCTCCAGCACCGCAGCCAGCCCGGGGGAGCTAAGACCTTGGCAGAGCAAAGACACGCTGGGTCACCGACAGTCCTACGGCCCCAAAAAACTGTCCCTCTTGGAAAAAGAGCTACACAACACTCGTTACATGCCTCCACATCCTTACTACGTCACCAACAGCAAGACAGAGGTGACGGTATGA